A genomic segment from Thermodesulfobacteriota bacterium encodes:
- a CDS encoding PAS domain S-box protein, whose product MNQALPMGGGGCAPGAVPWFSARTLAFVSGFGAALVELLVMRVNPLVPEGRAWPLAGTNAVLVGLLLGSGLYLLVFRPLEHSARHVREIEALLLSRGAAPHFAMTQRHREARFWSWPTLLLGLGIFASELVAIRLFPFLTHAHPFSGALVDAFFLTLLLTPALHYFLLRPLRVALDQCRKAEDALRRAATESAREAQACGTELSRANERLREEVLERTRAEQELRTSETRYRLLVESMNEGLCVVDADGVLTYANQKLAEMMGYPTGELAGRRPEEFFSEESLPLLEEQQKRRRRAERGVYQVNLRSKEGEEVPVLISSTPLLGEDGSVQGSFAVVTDIGEIKRAEEDLRHWRTYLQLLSAELLTAQERERERVARELHDGIGQTLSAVKFQIETACAGDSEKRELMESVVARLKGAVDEVRRIGMALRPSILDDLGLLATVGWFCREFRQTYPGFALEPQLSLKEEDVPEPLKIVIFRVLQEALNNVAKHSHAARVRVCLAREADALVLEVADDGVGFDVEAALALRSTRRSLGLDSMRERTQLSGGSFWIDSEAGLGTTVKASWPVPAAGAEDLSSILPASA is encoded by the coding sequence ATGAACCAGGCACTGCCGATGGGGGGCGGAGGGTGTGCCCCGGGGGCGGTTCCCTGGTTCTCGGCCAGGACCCTCGCTTTCGTGAGCGGGTTTGGGGCGGCCCTGGTTGAGCTCCTGGTCATGCGGGTCAACCCCCTCGTGCCCGAGGGACGGGCATGGCCGCTGGCCGGGACCAATGCGGTACTGGTGGGGTTGCTGCTCGGCAGCGGCCTCTACCTCCTGGTGTTTCGCCCCCTGGAGCACTCTGCCCGGCATGTGCGCGAGATCGAGGCCCTGCTCCTCTCGCGGGGCGCCGCGCCCCACTTTGCGATGACCCAACGGCACAGAGAAGCCCGGTTCTGGAGCTGGCCGACGCTGCTCCTGGGTTTGGGCATCTTCGCAAGCGAGCTCGTGGCGATTCGCCTCTTCCCGTTTCTGACCCATGCCCACCCGTTTTCGGGTGCCCTCGTCGACGCCTTCTTCCTGACCCTCCTGCTCACCCCCGCCCTGCACTATTTCCTGCTTCGCCCCCTTCGGGTCGCGCTGGACCAGTGCCGCAAAGCGGAGGACGCCCTGCGGCGGGCGGCGACCGAGAGCGCCCGAGAGGCGCAGGCTTGCGGCACGGAGCTATCCCGGGCCAACGAGCGGCTGCGGGAAGAGGTCTTGGAGCGCACGCGCGCGGAGCAGGAGCTGCGCACCAGCGAGACCCGGTACCGGCTCCTCGTCGAGTCGATGAACGAGGGCCTGTGCGTCGTGGATGCCGATGGCGTGCTGACCTACGCAAACCAGAAACTTGCGGAGATGATGGGGTATCCCACAGGCGAGCTGGCAGGGCGCAGGCCCGAGGAGTTCTTCTCGGAGGAGAGCCTTCCCCTGCTCGAGGAGCAGCAGAAGAGGCGCCGCCGCGCCGAGCGGGGCGTGTACCAGGTGAATCTGCGCTCCAAGGAAGGGGAGGAGGTGCCCGTCCTGATCTCGTCGACTCCCCTTCTGGGAGAGGACGGGAGCGTCCAGGGGAGCTTCGCGGTGGTGACCGACATCGGGGAGATCAAGCGGGCCGAGGAGGACCTGCGCCACTGGAGGACCTACCTGCAACTGCTTTCCGCCGAGCTCCTCACCGCCCAGGAGCGGGAGCGCGAACGGGTGGCCCGCGAGCTCCACGACGGCATCGGCCAGACCCTCTCGGCGGTGAAGTTCCAGATCGAGACGGCCTGCGCAGGGGATTCCGAGAAACGGGAGCTCATGGAGAGCGTGGTTGCCCGGTTGAAGGGGGCCGTGGACGAAGTGCGCCGCATCGGCATGGCGCTTCGCCCGTCCATTCTCGACGACCTGGGTCTGCTGGCCACGGTGGGCTGGTTTTGCCGGGAGTTTCGGCAGACCTACCCCGGCTTCGCCCTGGAGCCCCAGCTCTCCCTCAAGGAAGAGGACGTGCCCGAGCCCTTGAAGATCGTGATTTTTCGCGTCCTTCAGGAAGCATTGAACAACGTGGCCAAACACAGCCACGCGGCCCGGGTGCGCGTCTGCCTGGCGCGGGAGGCCGATGCGCTGGTGCTCGAGGTGGCCGACGACGGGGTGGGTTTCGATGTGGAAGCCGCCCTGGCGTTGCGGAGCACCCGGCGGAGCCTGGGGCTCGACAGCATGCGGGAGCGCACCCAGCTCTCCGGGGGTAGCTTCTGGATCGACTCGGAGGCCGGTCTCGGAAC
- a CDS encoding dihydrolipoamide acetyltransferase family protein, with amino-acid sequence SKVAASPQVPLPGAHPLYERGGKESPRPAPPPRKPAEGGAKPPPASPSQGVRASPRARRLAREKGVDLVQVRGTGPQGRITTADVEAAAPRTGLPPAAPDGELPPVTFAEGEAEAQEVSFYQRAAIRRVSASARTVPHFHVSATVEAERLVQRKEAAGEGITLTHLLLRAAALALERFPDANRSYDRGRWLRWNVVNLGVAVQTDAGLAVAVLRGAQGKDLPWIAEQTRDLVARARAGKLRPEERANSTFTLSNLGAYGVESFTAIINPPSALTLAAGAVREAPLVRGGRVEAGRVLHVTLSCDHRVVDGVLAAQFLGDLQHRLEQPEDL; translated from the coding sequence CCTCGAAGGTGGCGGCTTCCCCGCAGGTCCCCCTGCCGGGGGCCCACCCCCTCTACGAGCGCGGAGGAAAGGAGTCGCCCCGCCCGGCGCCTCCTCCCCGAAAGCCCGCCGAAGGCGGAGCAAAGCCCCCGCCGGCAAGCCCGTCCCAGGGCGTGCGGGCGAGCCCGCGGGCCCGCAGGCTCGCCCGGGAGAAGGGGGTGGACCTGGTGCAGGTTCGGGGCACGGGCCCCCAGGGGCGGATCACGACCGCGGACGTGGAGGCCGCGGCCCCACGGACGGGCCTGCCCCCTGCGGCACCCGATGGGGAGCTGCCCCCCGTGACCTTCGCCGAGGGGGAGGCGGAGGCCCAGGAAGTGAGCTTCTACCAAAGGGCGGCCATCCGGCGGGTCTCGGCCAGCGCCCGCACGGTTCCCCACTTCCATGTCTCGGCCACCGTGGAGGCCGAGCGCCTGGTGCAGCGCAAGGAAGCTGCCGGGGAAGGGATCACCCTCACCCACCTCCTCCTGCGGGCCGCAGCCCTGGCCCTGGAGCGGTTCCCCGACGCCAACCGCAGCTACGATCGGGGCCGGTGGCTGCGCTGGAACGTGGTGAACCTGGGGGTGGCCGTGCAAACCGACGCCGGGCTCGCAGTGGCGGTGCTCCGGGGGGCACAGGGGAAAGACCTCCCCTGGATCGCCGAGCAGACCCGAGACCTGGTGGCCCGGGCCCGGGCGGGGAAGCTTCGGCCCGAGGAGCGCGCCAACTCCACCTTTACCCTCTCGAACCTGGGCGCGTACGGGGTCGAGAGCTTCACCGCCATCATCAACCCCCCCTCCGCCCTCACCCTGGCCGCGGGTGCCGTGCGCGAGGCGCCGCTGGTGCGCGGGGGCCGGGTGGAAGCGGGTCGGGTGCTGCACGTCACCCTCTCCTGCGACCACCGGGTGGTGGACGGGGTGCTCGCGGCGCAATTCCTGGGGGATTTGCAGCATCGGCTCGAACAACCGGAGGACCTGTGA